The Algoriphagus sp. TR-M9 genome has a window encoding:
- a CDS encoding efflux RND transporter permease subunit, giving the protein MLNSIIKYFLENKLVTVLLLIALIAWGIVTAPFGWKVGSLPSDPVPVDAIPDIGENQQIIFTQWPGRSPQDIEDQISYPLTTYLLGIPGVKSIRSSSIFGFSSIYIIFNEDTEFYWSRSRILEKLSSLPAGLLPEAVQPGLGPDATALGQVYWYTLEGRDEQGNPTGGWDLHEIRTVQDFFVKYGLNAVEGVSEVASIGGFVQEYQVDVNPDALKAYNIPLMKVMEAVKQSNRDVGAKTIEINQAEYLVRGLGYIKKVEDLEEAVVAVEQNVPIRIKDIGVVSLGPANRRGLLDKDGAEVVGGVVVARYGSNPLQVINNLKEKITEIAPGLPKKTLADGRISQLTIVPFYDRSTLIQETLGTLEEALSLEILITILVVIVMVYNLRASILISSLLPIAILMVFIAMRYFGVDANIVALSGIAIAIGTMVDLGIILSENIIKHIDEAPPEQKLVTTIYKGSSEVATAILTAVSTTIVSFIPVFTMEAAEGKLFGPLAYTKTFALIAALIVSLLILPMLAHVFFGFKIKNQRYKLLGNGLLLILGVGALIYGYTWAGIMLLLFGIISFAKLYVEKEAIEIPKRIRPIYNQLEIILAIGGVVWLLATYWLPLGASRSLFFNVLFVAILVSLILGAFTLLEYNYKRVLTWCLDHKAIFLTIPAVLILFGATVWLGFNTTFGLIPKTTNLVGWDIQSSKPWSSLTHTFPGMQKEFMPSLNEGSFLLMPTAMPHSGIAYNRKIIGQLDMLLTNIPEVDLTVGKLGRAESALDPAPISMYENIINYKPEYLLNAKGHKQRFKTDKEDRFIFSTGDTLSNQDAIAQNKPAKNLIPDEEGMYFRNWREHIKSPDDIWKEIIAVTKIPGITSAPKLQPIETRLVMLQTGMRAPMGIKVYGPDLQTIEDFGIQLENILKQVPSVKEEAVFADRIVGKPYLHLNINREKIARFGLTIENVQQTIETAIGGMNITTTVEGRERFPVRVRYPRELRDDPESLAKIFVPTPTGAQIPLGQLVDFEYKRGPQAIKSEETFLVGYVLFDKRDGDSEVTVVEDARQLIQSKIDSGELDVPAGITYKFSGSYENQVRAEKRLSIIVPAVLAIIFLILYFQFKSVTTSLMVFTGIAMAFSGAFITLWFYGQGWFADFDLFGTNMRDLFQVHQINLSVAVWVGFIALFGIATDDGVLMATYLDQSFERNKTDTPQGIRMAIVEAGQRRIKPAVMTSATTIIALLPILTSSGRGSDIMIPMAIPAFGGMIVAAITYFIVPVLYSIREERKLKKS; this is encoded by the coding sequence ATGCTTAACTCAATTATCAAGTATTTTCTTGAAAACAAATTAGTTACAGTTCTTTTGCTTATCGCTTTGATAGCTTGGGGAATTGTGACAGCTCCCTTCGGTTGGAAAGTAGGTTCTCTTCCATCAGATCCTGTCCCCGTTGATGCCATTCCTGACATTGGCGAAAACCAACAAATTATTTTCACCCAATGGCCAGGTAGATCTCCACAGGATATTGAGGATCAAATCTCCTACCCACTTACTACCTATCTATTAGGAATTCCTGGAGTAAAGTCCATCCGTAGCTCTTCTATTTTCGGCTTTTCCAGCATATACATCATCTTCAATGAAGACACAGAATTCTATTGGTCTAGATCAAGAATCCTGGAAAAACTCAGTTCATTACCTGCAGGATTGCTTCCAGAGGCAGTTCAGCCGGGACTGGGTCCTGACGCCACTGCTCTAGGCCAGGTATATTGGTACACACTGGAAGGAAGAGATGAGCAAGGCAATCCGACCGGAGGATGGGATCTTCACGAGATAAGGACTGTTCAGGACTTCTTTGTTAAGTATGGCTTAAACGCCGTGGAAGGCGTTTCGGAAGTGGCTTCAATCGGTGGATTTGTACAGGAATATCAGGTAGATGTAAATCCCGACGCGCTTAAAGCCTATAATATTCCCTTGATGAAAGTCATGGAGGCAGTTAAGCAATCCAATAGGGACGTAGGTGCCAAAACCATAGAAATCAACCAAGCAGAATATTTAGTGCGCGGTTTGGGCTATATCAAAAAGGTAGAGGACTTAGAAGAGGCGGTGGTTGCCGTGGAACAAAACGTGCCGATCCGGATAAAAGACATTGGCGTGGTAAGCCTAGGACCAGCCAACAGAAGAGGACTTTTAGATAAAGACGGAGCTGAGGTAGTCGGCGGTGTAGTAGTCGCGCGATACGGCTCTAATCCTCTTCAGGTCATCAACAATCTGAAAGAGAAAATCACAGAAATAGCTCCTGGCCTCCCAAAAAAGACCTTAGCCGATGGTCGTATTAGCCAGTTGACCATTGTTCCATTTTACGATAGATCTACACTGATTCAGGAAACCCTAGGCACCTTGGAGGAGGCGCTTTCTTTGGAGATTCTGATTACTATTCTGGTTGTGATTGTGATGGTCTATAACCTGCGAGCATCTATTCTGATTTCAAGCTTATTACCAATTGCAATTCTGATGGTTTTTATAGCGATGCGCTATTTTGGGGTAGATGCAAATATTGTAGCTCTATCTGGAATAGCTATCGCCATCGGTACGATGGTGGATTTGGGGATAATCCTTTCAGAAAACATTATCAAGCACATCGATGAAGCTCCTCCAGAGCAGAAGTTGGTCACGACCATTTACAAAGGATCATCAGAAGTAGCCACTGCAATCCTTACCGCTGTGTCCACCACTATTGTGAGTTTTATTCCGGTTTTCACAATGGAGGCTGCCGAGGGAAAATTATTTGGACCTCTAGCCTATACCAAGACTTTTGCACTTATAGCAGCATTGATCGTTTCCTTGCTTATTCTGCCCATGTTGGCTCATGTGTTCTTTGGTTTCAAAATCAAAAATCAGCGATATAAGCTGCTAGGAAATGGATTATTACTAATTCTAGGAGTAGGCGCACTGATTTACGGCTACACTTGGGCAGGAATTATGTTGTTACTATTTGGCATTATTTCCTTCGCCAAATTATATGTAGAGAAAGAGGCGATAGAAATCCCAAAGCGCATACGCCCTATTTATAACCAACTTGAAATTATTCTGGCAATAGGTGGTGTGGTTTGGTTATTAGCGACGTATTGGTTGCCACTTGGTGCTTCACGTTCTCTATTTTTCAATGTCTTGTTCGTTGCTATTCTTGTGAGTTTGATATTGGGGGCATTTACCTTGCTGGAATACAATTACAAACGTGTATTAACCTGGTGCTTGGATCACAAAGCAATCTTCCTGACTATACCGGCAGTCTTGATTCTCTTTGGAGCTACGGTTTGGCTTGGGTTTAATACCACTTTTGGATTAATCCCAAAGACCACCAATCTGGTTGGCTGGGATATTCAATCCAGTAAGCCTTGGTCTAGTCTAACGCATACTTTCCCAGGTATGCAAAAGGAATTTATGCCTTCCCTGAATGAAGGTAGCTTCCTGCTGATGCCAACCGCCATGCCGCATTCCGGCATTGCTTATAACAGAAAAATCATCGGCCAACTGGATATGCTGCTGACCAATATTCCTGAAGTAGATCTCACGGTCGGAAAACTTGGTAGAGCTGAATCAGCTTTGGATCCGGCACCGATCTCTATGTATGAGAATATCATTAATTATAAACCAGAATATCTTCTCAATGCAAAGGGCCATAAACAGCGGTTTAAAACTGACAAGGAAGACCGATTCATTTTTTCCACGGGAGATACCCTTTCCAACCAAGATGCAATCGCACAAAATAAGCCTGCCAAAAACTTAATTCCTGACGAGGAAGGCATGTATTTCCGAAACTGGCGGGAACACATCAAATCTCCAGATGATATATGGAAAGAAATCATCGCAGTTACCAAAATACCGGGAATCACTTCCGCTCCTAAATTACAACCGATAGAAACCAGATTGGTCATGCTCCAAACAGGTATGCGAGCACCAATGGGTATTAAAGTATATGGGCCTGATCTACAAACTATAGAGGACTTTGGTATTCAACTGGAAAACATCCTGAAGCAAGTTCCATCAGTCAAAGAGGAAGCAGTTTTCGCAGATAGAATCGTGGGAAAACCTTATCTGCATCTAAATATCAACCGAGAAAAAATCGCGCGATTTGGACTGACGATAGAAAATGTGCAGCAAACTATAGAAACGGCTATTGGTGGCATGAACATAACCACTACAGTAGAAGGCAGAGAGCGTTTTCCTGTGCGTGTTCGCTATCCAAGAGAATTGCGCGATGACCCTGAAAGTTTGGCTAAGATCTTTGTTCCAACTCCTACCGGAGCTCAAATCCCTTTAGGGCAACTCGTGGATTTTGAGTACAAACGTGGCCCTCAAGCCATCAAAAGCGAGGAGACTTTCTTGGTCGGTTATGTGCTTTTTGACAAAAGAGACGGGGATTCTGAGGTGACTGTGGTTGAAGATGCACGACAGTTGATCCAAAGCAAAATTGATTCAGGGGAGCTGGATGTGCCCGCAGGAATCACCTACAAGTTTTCTGGTAGTTATGAAAATCAGGTTCGTGCTGAGAAACGGCTGAGTATCATCGTTCCGGCAGTATTGGCTATTATCTTTTTGATTCTGTATTTCCAATTCAAATCAGTCACTACTTCCCTGATGGTATTCACTGGAATAGCCATGGCATTCAGTGGTGCATTTATCACACTTTGGTTTTATGGACAAGGATGGTTTGCTGATTTTGATCTCTTCGGTACCAATATGCGAGACCTGTTCCAAGTTCACCAGATAAATCTAAGTGTAGCAGTCTGGGTGGGATTCATTGCACTATTTGGTATTGCCACTGATGATGGAGTGTTAATGGCCACATATCTGGATCAAAGTTTTGAACGAAATAAAACTGATACTCCACAAGGGATACGAATGGCTATTGTGGAAGCTGGTCAGCGAAGAATCAAGCCCGCCGTGATGACTTCAGCTACCACAATCATTGCATTGCTTCCGATTTTAACCTCTTCTGGAAGGGGATCGGACATCATGATTCCTATGGCTATTCCAGCCTTTGGAGGAATGATCGTAGCGGCTATCACCTACTTTATTGTACCAGTTCTTTACTCCATTCGAGAAGAACGAAAACTTAAAAAAAGCTGA
- a CDS encoding DUF305 domain-containing protein, with product MKSKSYVKFAAMMAVSFVIMYAVMFLNADLFEHVMLSTTRTYMTILMVAPMAISMMLFMWGMYENKKANYIILGSALIIFIGTLTMLRNQTLIADVQWMKAMIPHHSSAIMVSQKANLQDPEAQKLAQDIIEAQKREIAQMQDMIKRLEAEK from the coding sequence ATGAAAAGCAAAAGCTATGTAAAATTCGCAGCAATGATGGCAGTTTCATTCGTCATTATGTATGCAGTCATGTTTTTGAATGCAGATCTTTTCGAGCATGTCATGCTCAGCACCACCAGAACCTACATGACCATTTTGATGGTGGCTCCCATGGCCATCTCTATGATGTTATTTATGTGGGGGATGTACGAAAACAAAAAAGCCAATTACATCATCCTAGGCTCCGCGCTGATCATCTTCATAGGCACATTGACTATGCTAAGAAATCAGACTTTGATCGCAGATGTGCAGTGGATGAAAGCAATGATCCCACATCACTCTTCAGCAATCATGGTTAGCCAAAAAGCGAATCTTCAAGATCCAGAGGCTCAGAAACTGGCGCAAGATATCATTGAGGCTCAAAAGCGTGAAATAGCCCAGATGCAGGATATGATCAAAAGACTAGAGGCTGAAAAATAG
- a CDS encoding heme-binding domain-containing protein, giving the protein MFILIIVLVGIQFIPTNHNPNIPAGPDDFLILNNTPAQIGKMLKTSCYNCHSEQINYPWYSNFQPAGWLLDKHFREGMAELNFSEFGSLFGRMKKMKLESMIKQIEQEKMPIPSYTLIHRDAILSDSERNELTTYLKTLN; this is encoded by the coding sequence TTGTTTATACTCATAATTGTATTGGTGGGAATTCAATTCATTCCCACCAACCACAATCCAAACATACCTGCAGGCCCCGATGACTTTCTGATTCTCAATAATACCCCAGCTCAGATAGGAAAGATGCTTAAAACATCGTGCTACAACTGTCATAGTGAACAGATCAACTACCCTTGGTACAGTAATTTTCAGCCAGCAGGTTGGCTATTAGATAAGCATTTCCGAGAGGGAATGGCAGAGTTGAATTTCTCAGAATTTGGTAGTCTATTTGGGCGGATGAAAAAGATGAAATTGGAAAGTATGATCAAACAAATTGAGCAAGAAAAAATGCCTATCCCTTCTTATACACTGATTCACAGAGATGCAATATTGTCTGATTCTGAACGGAATGAGCTTACAACTTATTTAAAAACTCTGAATTAA
- a CDS encoding HYC_CC_PP family protein, with translation MKKSFSIVLAFLLLFANIGLAKSSHICMGSEMLNAIGLSAKNLDCGMKHQSESPSSDQGDLSNADECCQNSFELIHNDSDQNLKVINLDAAQLIFVAAFTQTFIFGIDPVPITEYSNVFISPPAIDKDYTVFFQSFLI, from the coding sequence GTGAAGAAATCATTTTCCATAGTTTTAGCATTCTTACTTCTTTTCGCAAACATCGGTTTGGCGAAGAGCAGCCATATATGCATGGGATCTGAGATGTTAAATGCAATTGGCCTTTCAGCAAAAAATTTGGATTGCGGAATGAAACATCAATCGGAATCTCCTTCGAGTGATCAAGGAGATTTAAGCAATGCTGATGAATGCTGCCAAAATAGTTTTGAACTCATTCACAATGACAGTGATCAGAATCTTAAAGTAATAAACCTCGACGCTGCCCAACTTATTTTTGTAGCAGCTTTCACACAAACATTCATTTTTGGAATAGATCCAGTTCCTATAACTGAATATTCCAACGTATTTATTTCTCCCCCTGCGATTGATAAGGACTATACTGTTTTTTTTCAATCTTTCTTGATTTAA
- a CDS encoding relaxase/mobilization nuclease domain-containing protein → MITKVSIGTSFMGALNYNLQKLYSKDESQKAELLATNFASLKQQSIKNELRLLQSLNPRLKRNTFHTSLNFGKDEVISNDKMLTIAEEYIKKMGFDNNAYFIFRHHDTGHPHCHILVLRNRFDGTVVSDSRNYQRSDQIARELEIKYNLEQVKSSQESKVKSPDKDEIEMALRTGKASQRIVLQELVGAALKKSNNIPSFIGHLEKSGVYVLFNQASTGRVSGISYCYGGFVAKGQALGNQFKWGQVSKTLHYEQAKDLQSIDEANHRTRAAYPKGENDYSAGKSTVDRMSNRTAKLPESNLEESKNSSRSNPFESSNHSFETRSTNKETDFGNDREPENLPSSDQGSTNSFFHAPSAIASLGDLLAAASTTGNVNDDSKRKKKKEDKNIGIGR, encoded by the coding sequence ATGATCACTAAGGTATCCATAGGAACTTCTTTCATGGGAGCGTTGAACTACAATTTGCAAAAGCTTTACTCCAAGGACGAGTCCCAAAAAGCTGAGTTACTTGCTACTAATTTTGCTAGCCTCAAGCAACAATCTATCAAGAATGAGCTGCGCTTATTGCAAAGTTTAAATCCCAGATTGAAGCGAAACACCTTTCACACCAGCCTCAATTTTGGCAAGGACGAGGTGATTTCTAATGATAAAATGCTCACCATCGCCGAAGAGTACATAAAGAAAATGGGCTTTGACAATAATGCTTATTTCATCTTCCGGCATCATGACACCGGCCATCCACATTGCCATATTCTAGTGCTACGCAACCGATTTGACGGAACCGTGGTCTCAGACAGCAGGAACTACCAAAGAAGCGACCAAATCGCCAGGGAGTTAGAGATTAAGTATAATCTGGAACAGGTAAAATCAAGCCAAGAATCAAAGGTAAAATCTCCCGACAAGGATGAAATAGAAATGGCTTTGCGGACTGGTAAAGCCTCCCAACGAATAGTACTACAGGAGTTGGTGGGAGCAGCTTTGAAAAAAAGTAACAACATCCCCTCCTTTATTGGCCATCTGGAAAAGAGCGGGGTCTATGTATTATTCAACCAAGCCAGTACAGGCAGAGTATCTGGCATCTCCTACTGCTATGGCGGATTTGTCGCTAAAGGCCAGGCACTGGGAAATCAATTCAAATGGGGACAGGTATCCAAAACACTACACTATGAGCAAGCTAAAGACCTTCAATCAATTGACGAAGCAAACCATCGAACAAGAGCAGCATACCCAAAGGGAGAAAATGACTATTCAGCTGGAAAATCAACAGTTGATCGAATGTCTAATAGAACTGCGAAACTACCAGAATCAAATCTTGAAGAATCAAAAAATTCTTCAAGATCAAATCCGTTCGAATCATCAAATCATAGCTTCGAAACAAGATCCACGAATAAAGAAACTGATTTCGGGAATGATAGAGAACCGGAAAATTTACCGTCAAGTGATCAAGGTAGTACAAATAGCTTTTTTCACGCTCCTAGTGCCATTGCTAGCCTTGGTGACCTGCTTGCTGCTGCTTCGACTACTGGGAATGTAAATGACGACAGCAAAAGGAAAAAGAAGAAGGAAGACAAAAATATAGGCATAGGGCGCTAA
- a CDS encoding copper-translocating P-type ATPase translates to MPLHIRESMKGMEGHDHSIHHMHMIEDFKKRFWISLVITLPIVVLAPMIQSLVGYEFRFDGDRYLQFALSSIVFFYGGWPFLIGMVDELKKRKPGMMTLVALAISVAYFYSSAVVFGLSGKMFFWELVSLIDIMLVGHWIEMKSVMGASNALQELAKMMPSEARRIKDNGESEDVPIAELKSGDTILVRPGEKIPADGQVLEGSSHVNESMLTGESKPVAKQKDDEVIGGSVNDNGALKIKVKHTGEDSYLSKVIGLVTEAQKTKSNTQNLADKAAGWLFYIALAAGIITLVVWLGLGKDFNYALERMVTVMIISCPHALGLAVPLVVAISTSVSAKHGLLIRNRTAFENSRKLTTIIFDKTGTLTKGEFGVTRFKSVNAETDDQELLAIAAALENNSEHPIAAGIVRKSKELDLKLDKAENFQNITGMGIEANLNEKEISILSPGGLKQKGIEQPERAFKTEDETVVFVLSDEKLIGFIALADEIREESNEAIDTLKKQGIKVLMATGDNEIVAKAVSETLGLDGYYSEVMPEDKQKIIKGLQGKGEFVAMTGDGVNDAPALAQADVGIAVGSGTDVAAETADIILVNSNPKDIANLILFGTATYRKMMQNIWWAAGYNIVAVPLAAGVLAGAGIILSPAIGAALMSLSTVIVALNAQLLKRQIKS, encoded by the coding sequence ATGCCTCTCCACATAAGAGAAAGCATGAAAGGAATGGAAGGACATGATCACAGCATACATCATATGCATATGATCGAAGATTTCAAAAAACGATTTTGGATTTCATTAGTGATCACCTTACCAATAGTAGTCCTTGCACCGATGATTCAGAGCCTTGTAGGGTATGAATTCAGATTTGACGGTGATAGATACCTACAGTTTGCACTTTCATCAATAGTCTTTTTTTACGGTGGCTGGCCTTTCTTAATCGGCATGGTCGATGAATTGAAAAAGAGGAAACCAGGTATGATGACCCTGGTAGCATTGGCTATTTCGGTAGCCTACTTCTATAGCTCCGCAGTGGTATTTGGCTTATCAGGAAAAATGTTCTTTTGGGAGCTCGTCAGTTTAATCGACATCATGTTGGTGGGGCATTGGATAGAAATGAAATCTGTTATGGGCGCATCAAATGCCTTGCAAGAACTTGCAAAGATGATGCCCTCCGAAGCAAGGAGAATTAAGGACAATGGAGAATCCGAAGATGTACCCATTGCAGAGCTAAAGTCTGGAGACACCATTCTGGTGAGGCCAGGTGAGAAAATCCCAGCTGACGGACAGGTTCTCGAAGGAAGCAGTCATGTAAATGAATCCATGCTTACCGGGGAGTCCAAGCCTGTAGCAAAGCAAAAAGACGATGAAGTAATAGGTGGGTCAGTCAACGACAACGGTGCACTGAAAATCAAGGTGAAGCATACCGGTGAAGACTCCTATTTGTCCAAGGTAATCGGATTGGTGACAGAAGCACAGAAAACTAAGTCTAACACTCAAAATCTGGCTGACAAGGCAGCGGGGTGGTTGTTTTACATCGCTTTGGCAGCAGGGATTATCACACTGGTCGTTTGGTTGGGTTTGGGCAAAGACTTCAATTATGCGCTAGAGCGAATGGTAACTGTCATGATCATCTCCTGTCCCCACGCATTGGGACTGGCAGTACCATTGGTCGTTGCGATTTCCACCTCCGTATCGGCCAAGCATGGCTTATTGATTCGAAACAGGACAGCTTTTGAAAACTCTAGAAAACTGACCACCATCATATTTGATAAGACTGGAACCTTGACCAAAGGGGAATTTGGAGTGACTCGATTCAAAAGTGTAAATGCAGAAACTGACGATCAAGAATTACTTGCCATCGCAGCTGCTCTTGAAAATAATTCTGAGCATCCTATAGCTGCTGGAATAGTTAGGAAATCCAAAGAACTAGATCTGAAACTTGACAAGGCTGAAAACTTCCAGAATATCACTGGAATGGGTATAGAAGCTAATCTCAATGAAAAAGAAATCAGCATTTTAAGCCCTGGAGGATTAAAACAAAAAGGAATCGAACAACCAGAAAGAGCTTTTAAAACAGAAGACGAAACTGTGGTTTTTGTTCTTTCGGATGAAAAACTAATCGGCTTCATCGCATTGGCAGATGAAATTCGAGAGGAATCCAATGAGGCAATAGATACCCTCAAAAAGCAAGGGATAAAAGTTCTTATGGCAACAGGGGACAATGAAATAGTTGCAAAGGCTGTAAGTGAAACACTCGGGCTGGACGGCTATTATTCTGAAGTAATGCCAGAAGACAAGCAGAAGATAATCAAAGGATTACAGGGGAAAGGTGAATTCGTCGCAATGACGGGGGATGGAGTGAATGATGCACCTGCTTTGGCTCAGGCAGATGTGGGAATCGCAGTGGGCTCTGGAACCGACGTAGCAGCTGAAACAGCTGATATTATTTTGGTTAACAGTAACCCAAAAGACATTGCCAATTTAATCCTTTTCGGGACGGCCACTTACAGAAAAATGATGCAGAATATCTGGTGGGCGGCAGGCTACAATATCGTGGCAGTACCTCTGGCTGCAGGAGTATTGGCAGGTGCAGGAATTATTCTTAGCCCAGCAATCGGTGCCGCTTTGATGAGCCTCAGTACTGTGATCGTAGCACTTAACGCACAATTACTAAAAAGACAAATTAAATCCTAA
- a CDS encoding DUF3347 domain-containing protein — MKTQKSILSLALIAGLSISLIACGEKKQDDHAAGSEEHDHEAMSETMENMDQKMTMTGIASKTELINEYLEIKKALSANNKEDAAKAATKLAENAKTISFDKVSADNKTTVNEILEVIQEHSEHIAKSEMDHQIEHFQAMGKDFEDLLAIVGSDRKLYEQYCPMYNNNEGGMWLSDSEEIVNPLFAGKMQTCGSVKKVIEVG; from the coding sequence ATGAAAACTCAAAAATCAATTTTATCGCTGGCACTCATTGCCGGACTGTCAATTTCCCTTATCGCCTGTGGAGAGAAAAAACAAGATGATCACGCTGCAGGATCAGAAGAACATGACCATGAGGCTATGTCTGAAACGATGGAAAATATGGATCAAAAAATGACCATGACCGGAATTGCATCTAAGACAGAACTTATTAACGAATACTTGGAAATTAAGAAAGCTCTAAGTGCCAACAACAAAGAGGATGCTGCCAAAGCAGCCACCAAACTTGCTGAAAATGCCAAAACGATCTCTTTCGATAAGGTTTCTGCTGATAATAAAACAACTGTGAATGAAATTCTTGAAGTTATTCAAGAACACAGTGAACACATTGCTAAAAGTGAAATGGATCATCAGATTGAACATTTTCAGGCCATGGGTAAGGATTTTGAAGATCTACTGGCCATTGTAGGTTCGGACAGAAAACTTTATGAGCAATACTGCCCAATGTACAATAATAATGAGGGGGGTATGTGGCTGAGTGATTCAGAAGAAATTGTTAATCCTTTGTTCGCTGGAAAGATGCAAACCTGTGGTTCTGTTAAAAAAGTAATTGAAGTCGGGTGA
- a CDS encoding MobC family plasmid mobilization relaxosome protein, translating to MARPKLPQKEKKSIKFSFKMDEGEYEQLAKLCEYSDLSASEVIRSCVFKNRLPKARTPILEKQTYLELKKIGTNINQIAKHYNSNIPVPSDKLAAFQALQEKLNLLIKLLVNDH from the coding sequence ATGGCAAGACCTAAGCTACCGCAAAAAGAAAAAAAGAGCATCAAGTTTTCCTTCAAAATGGACGAAGGGGAATATGAGCAATTGGCAAAACTATGTGAATACTCCGACCTCAGCGCTTCCGAAGTGATCAGATCTTGTGTCTTCAAAAACAGACTACCGAAAGCACGTACACCTATTCTGGAAAAGCAAACCTATCTAGAGCTAAAGAAGATCGGAACAAACATCAACCAAATCGCAAAACACTATAATTCAAATATTCCGGTACCATCTGATAAGCTTGCAGCTTTCCAGGCTTTACAAGAAAAACTAAATCTTCTAATCAAACTTCTAGTCAATGATCACTAA
- a CDS encoding TolC family protein, producing the protein MRTFTLSFLLLLGMSFSAASQSFEDYFLVAAENNPGLQAKYKAFEAAMEKISQFGSLQDPNLSFGYFVSPVETRVGPQQARFSLTQMFPWFGTLRAQEDVASLMAEAKYQEFLDAKNQLYNQLAAVYYPLLETHELIAIEEENLRILETYYSLATSKLENGQGSLADALRVDIMIQASKTNVEVLKMKIKGSNSWFNSLLAKSHDSPVEISEKLEISAADRMISPDSIHTNPLLESVDLKIQASEASVLVAQKQGMPKLGAGVDYVLVGERTDVVMADNGKNVLMPMITMSLPIFRAKYKGAQKEAELMQESYKLEKEELSNKLYGSYYRYSSDMQIQEDLISLYDKQVVTSEQTLELLYNGYSNSGRDFEEVLRVQQQLLEFQKMKLKAMVTYKTSLAQINYLTAKTY; encoded by the coding sequence ATGAGAACTTTCACACTTTCCTTTCTTTTGCTCCTGGGGATGAGTTTCTCAGCTGCTTCGCAAAGCTTTGAAGACTATTTTCTAGTGGCCGCCGAAAACAATCCGGGGCTTCAAGCCAAATACAAGGCATTCGAAGCTGCCATGGAAAAAATATCACAATTTGGGTCATTACAAGATCCTAATCTGTCATTTGGATATTTTGTATCACCAGTGGAAACCCGTGTGGGCCCGCAACAAGCCCGTTTTTCCTTAACTCAGATGTTCCCTTGGTTTGGCACCTTACGTGCACAAGAAGATGTAGCATCCTTAATGGCTGAAGCGAAGTATCAGGAATTCTTGGATGCTAAAAACCAGCTATACAATCAATTGGCGGCAGTCTATTATCCCCTGCTTGAGACCCACGAGTTAATAGCTATTGAGGAAGAAAATCTGAGAATTTTAGAAACCTACTATTCACTTGCTACTTCCAAATTAGAAAATGGACAAGGTTCGCTAGCCGATGCACTACGAGTAGATATCATGATTCAGGCATCCAAGACGAACGTAGAGGTGCTTAAGATGAAAATAAAAGGAAGCAATTCCTGGTTCAATTCCCTCCTTGCCAAGTCTCATGATTCTCCAGTAGAGATCTCAGAAAAGCTGGAAATATCGGCTGCTGACAGGATGATTTCTCCTGATTCTATTCACACAAATCCATTGCTGGAGAGCGTTGATCTGAAAATTCAAGCCAGTGAAGCCTCTGTGCTGGTTGCCCAAAAACAAGGAATGCCAAAGCTGGGAGCTGGAGTGGATTATGTCCTGGTCGGAGAAAGAACAGATGTCGTTATGGCGGACAATGGCAAGAATGTCTTGATGCCTATGATCACGATGAGTCTTCCGATTTTCAGAGCAAAATACAAGGGAGCTCAGAAGGAGGCAGAACTAATGCAGGAATCTTACAAACTGGAAAAGGAAGAGCTGAGCAACAAGCTCTATGGCTCCTATTACCGCTATTCTTCCGATATGCAAATCCAGGAAGATTTGATCAGCCTCTATGACAAGCAAGTGGTGACTTCGGAACAAACGTTAGAGTTGCTTTACAATGGCTACAGCAATTCTGGAAGAGACTTCGAAGAGGTATTGAGAGTACAACAACAATTACTTGAATTCCAAAAAATGAAATTAAAAGCCATGGTGACTTACAAGACTTCCCTGGCACAAATCAATTATCTAACCGCTAAAACCTACTAA